tgattaaacgtcaagaatagtgaacgttgacgttttataaacgtcaagtatacttATGTTCATGACGTTTTAGAACCGTCAAGACTGgtattgtttatgacattttaaaaccgtcaaggaTGAACtgatttatgacattttaaacccgtcaagaattttaatattcatgacattttaaaactgtcaagaatgtaATTGTTCTTGACATTTGTCAACCGtaaaaaatgcaattgttCATGAGAGTTTAAAACCGTTAAGCTTGCAattgttcatgacattttaaaaccgtcaagcattttttaatttttttttaaaaaagaaattgtaattgaattatgcTGTAATGGAAAGATGATTGTCCTGTAATTGTCCAGCAACAGTTTcatagatatttgatattcatcaaatatagtttcaaatctcaaacatatataaataaaaccattcaccatatatattcaattccaagactttacatatacataatgaaATAGGCTTTACATTAGATTTCATAGATaacatttttacaaagaaactaagtgtagaaaaTCTATCGAAATTTTCCGAAGGGACAAATACAAGCAAAATAGAAACTGAACGTGggtaatatatttttacaaagaaactaaatacaacAAGGTTATATTGTcatgaataacaaaattacaataaatctTGTCACTAACCAAACATCAATCACTTGCTTCGTAGCTTCATCACTACAATGGATCGATCAGAAAATAGCTTCAAACACATAAGGCCAGAGtctgtaaaataaaaatataaaattaagtacCAATAAAATCTCCAACACTTGgtgaaattataaatgttcattaaaatatcaactaaaAGGTTAAGttcaaaaagataaatttagggtactatttattcttttcaacatATTCTAAACATATAACAGAGAAAAGTTGACATAAAGAAATGGATTCAGTATActgactaaaataaaatagcatGCAATGCTTGTGAAATAGTTGAAGCAGCCTAAAAAATCaccatcaaatcaacaaacttaaaaattcaaatcagtGGATAATTAAGGTCAGTTGaatattggaaaaataaacattagaAAGATACTTTAACAGCAAAACCTATTGTATGACCAAATAATACGAATATGAAACCATTCAAACATTCATGAGTGTCTTGGCCAAGTAATACGAATATGAAAccattcaaacattttttattccattagaaaatattagCAAACATTAGCACTGTTAGAAGTTCAAAGGTAGAGAACTTACTGTATGACCACATGCAAAAGCCATGTCCTTTGGGTTTGTGAGGCATATGGGGCAGACCTTGAACAAGagacatttaattaataatttatattaatgaagtcatgaaacaaaagagaaatttcttttgtttcagTAGACAAGGCTCTCACAACTTGTTGCCTTAATCAATCTTAAACCCCagatttcaacaaaattttcctAGAGTAATTGTAAAGCCACACATGTTTGGTTCTCTCATTCTTAGAAAActccataaataaaataaaagcgAAGTTACCGATTCAGATGAGGAACTATGTTTTTCAGCTTTTGCATTCTCCAAAATTTGGTTTGCAACTGCATTGTCATAATTGATGACTtcaggaggaggaggaagtgGCCCTGCACTTTTTCCATATACAGATTCTCTCCTGCATAATAGTTAGTGTGTTATTTTTCCAAACCCAAAACAGAAATTGTTAcgaaatcaacaaataaagaaatcaaaatcatttttctactaCAAGCACCCTTTTACAACGCTTTTGAGCTCCCATAGAAatcatcaaatcatttttctactaCAACTAAGAAATGATACGAGAGAGTTCACAAGATGTAATCCAAATGACcaattacatattatatacacTTCTCTTAAACAGACGAGTCTTGTTTCTTTACATCCACTAATATCACATTTAATCCTAAGAATCTTGTTATCTATCAAACAAACTCTAACCCAACAATCCAAGACATCATGAGGCAATATGACATCAAGAACCAAGTCAAAATTGAACTAACGTTACACTCACATCCCAATTGCAAAACTTTCCATCGAAAACTGACAAAGAAATATCCTCGATTGAGATTTCGATTCATGTGTACAATGAAGACAAAGGAAAATTCGGACAAGAGAAAAGGGATAagacaaataaacaaattgacTTCTAAGTaatgagaaacaagaaaacaaaaataatgaaaaataaaaaagatgctCAATTAACACCTTTTGTAAGCACAacttatatttacaacttttacTTGAATAGGATTTGTTTATGTTGTACTAGTGTGTCCttgaattctaaaaatatagcaacCCATGTTCActaaggaaaacaaaaacacataaataCATCAAAATATCAGTAAGTTGAGTCacaaaaaaatacatttgaaaaatggaaactctaagttgaagagaaagatcaatttctttaagagagaagaaaaatacctcAGAGTGGCCATTTTGCCATGAGCTGTAGAGTAATGGCCATTTTGATAGGTTTGTTTGATTATGGATATTGAAGTAGAATGGAAGTTAAATTTCATCAACCCaacatcataaaaaaaatatatcaatatagtaAACAAAATACCTTTCGTTTAATGGATACTGAAAGATGACTCCACCCTGAAAAATTGTACaggaaaaaaattgcatgatataaaaattgaatgcaAAAAATATATGGACAAACCatggaaaacaaaagagaatttTCGAACGAGAACCGATCCAACCTAAAGTAAAGTAGTAAGAAAACAACGCATCAATTTTTAACAAGAGGCGTTTTGGATGAATTCTTATGatttctactttctttttcgGATTGTTTTTCATCATCTGAATTTAATTCCTCATCAATTGGAAAGCCTCTAAACCCAGAAAAAGggtcaacaaaatatttataaaaaaaaaaaaaactcatccCTTCCTGCTCTGCTCCTTCTATTAGTCAATCTAGCCACTAGAACAAATCACCCTAAAttggattttgaaatgaaattaccCGATCTCCATCAAGGGGGGTTTCACCCTAGCCAATGCGAAGCTCCAATGCCTTGACGCCAGCCGAGTTCGAGAGGTCGAAGAAATCCGATGGACGGATTTGGAAGGAGCGACAATAGAGAGATAGATGGAGATGACGATTGAGAGGAACcaaaagagagatggagatgAAAATTGAGAGTGTAGCAGAGATGGAG
This DNA window, taken from Cucumis sativus cultivar 9930 chromosome 6, Cucumber_9930_V3, whole genome shotgun sequence, encodes the following:
- the LOC116404596 gene encoding uncharacterized protein LOC116404596 isoform X2; its protein translation is MMKNNPKKKVEIIRIHPKRLLLKIDALFSYYFTLGWIGSRSKILFCFPWFVHIFFAFNFYIMQFFSCTIFQGGVIFQYPLNERRESVYGKSAGPLPPPPEVINYDNAVANQILENAKAEKHSSSSESTLALCV
- the LOC116404596 gene encoding uncharacterized protein LOC116404596 isoform X1 — protein: MMKNNPKKKVEIIRIHPKRLLLKIDALFSYYFTLGWIGSRSKILFCFPWFVHIFFAFNFYIMQFFSCTIFQGGVIFQYPLNERRESVYGKSAGPLPPPPEVINYDNAVANQILENAKAEKHSSSSESVCPICLTNPKDMAFACGHTTLALCV